From a single Methanofollis sp. W23 genomic region:
- a CDS encoding tubulin/FtsZ family protein encodes MRVLAIGLGGAGNRVVNRLYDHDRRSKVFCMSALAIDLDANTLLQLDTLPSEAQVFFPPIDPSNPYDVERNVDIEEVMTRIQRVDTVEIDAIMIFAGLGGTMVDLVPLIMPQMRETFLEPIFAVVTLPRTEEGKKRSAKAADDLEMIHDLFDATIVFDNETWYQKIRSSDARAITDPFGTISYTRNPRLVNSLLNEQIARRIGLLLRAGEFNNEGLDVGELVLDAGEVLNTLTGMGTVAVGYAVERLHSSPLDVLSFWKTARQYMEGSHKRAARIVKLAKKAIYEEISVPCDLTSAEKALVLVAGPSQELSLKGFVTVRKWVDRSIAGLEMRSGDYPVKNTKFVGIIIALSGVQNVPRIEELKVLRDEYRRELEIEAMNAEAEAEAEAKALVSADELEAESRYWEAPGDPLAPPVASSPGGDRYSMPEQYDVPERHDEMLNLGGGGKPRKRKDDDETLKISLSSDHLTQKDDDDRAVMVPGVGKQAPRDITRMTAIDLPQAPKDSALGATVSHTYLKKPKEVDFREIKIDAVPMAKDEALTGEHIHLRDTVRPANDEVFKGGGVNLKDVVKKAKDDILDGKKVKLSDFTTPVDSVLRGGKISPKKAPKEIVPGKGKISVIKNEEEEEEQADGIDWIT; translated from the coding sequence ATGCGAGTTCTGGCAATCGGTCTTGGAGGGGCGGGGAACAGAGTAGTCAACCGACTTTATGACCATGACAGGCGCAGCAAGGTCTTTTGTATGAGCGCTCTTGCCATCGATCTTGATGCAAACACGCTTCTCCAGCTCGACACCCTGCCGTCTGAGGCGCAGGTCTTCTTCCCCCCGATCGACCCATCCAACCCCTATGATGTCGAAAGAAATGTCGATATCGAAGAGGTGATGACGAGGATCCAGCGGGTCGATACGGTGGAGATCGATGCGATCATGATCTTCGCGGGGCTTGGCGGGACGATGGTCGACCTGGTCCCTCTCATCATGCCCCAGATGCGAGAGACTTTTCTCGAACCGATCTTTGCAGTGGTCACCCTCCCCCGCACGGAGGAAGGGAAGAAGCGTTCGGCAAAGGCAGCGGACGACCTTGAGATGATCCATGATCTCTTCGACGCCACGATCGTCTTTGACAACGAGACCTGGTACCAGAAGATCAGGTCGTCTGATGCCAGGGCGATCACCGACCCCTTTGGTACCATCTCCTATACCAGGAACCCAAGGCTCGTAAATTCACTTCTCAACGAACAGATCGCAAGACGCATCGGTCTTCTGCTCAGGGCTGGCGAGTTCAACAACGAGGGGCTTGACGTCGGGGAACTGGTCCTCGATGCAGGCGAGGTGCTCAACACCCTCACAGGAATGGGGACGGTCGCGGTCGGCTATGCGGTCGAACGTCTTCACTCAAGTCCCCTTGATGTCCTCAGTTTCTGGAAGACGGCCAGGCAATACATGGAGGGGTCGCATAAGAGGGCGGCGCGGATCGTCAAACTTGCAAAGAAGGCGATCTACGAGGAGATCTCGGTGCCCTGCGATCTCACCAGCGCAGAGAAGGCCCTGGTCCTGGTGGCGGGACCGAGCCAGGAACTGAGCCTCAAGGGTTTTGTGACAGTGAGAAAGTGGGTCGACCGGAGCATCGCCGGGCTTGAGATGCGGTCTGGCGACTACCCGGTGAAGAACACCAAGTTCGTGGGGATCATCATCGCCCTCTCTGGCGTGCAGAATGTGCCGAGGATCGAGGAGTTGAAGGTGTTGCGTGACGAGTACCGGCGGGAACTCGAGATCGAGGCGATGAACGCCGAGGCGGAAGCAGAGGCAGAGGCCAAAGCCCTGGTCAGCGCAGATGAACTTGAGGCGGAGAGCCGGTACTGGGAGGCACCAGGAGATCCGCTGGCGCCCCCGGTGGCATCGTCGCCAGGTGGAGACCGATATTCTATGCCTGAACAGTATGACGTCCCTGAGAGACATGATGAGATGCTCAACCTTGGCGGGGGAGGAAAGCCCAGGAAACGCAAAGATGACGACGAGACACTCAAGATCAGTCTCTCAAGCGATCATCTTACGCAGAAAGACGACGATGACAGGGCGGTCATGGTCCCTGGTGTCGGGAAGCAGGCGCCCCGCGATATTACCAGGATGACGGCGATCGACCTCCCCCAGGCTCCGAAGGACTCGGCCCTCGGCGCGACTGTGAGTCACACATACCTGAAAAAACCAAAAGAGGTCGACTTCAGGGAGATCAAGATCGATGCGGTCCCGATGGCGAAGGACGAGGCGCTCACCGGCGAGCACATCCATCTCAGAGATACGGTGAGGCCGGCAAACGATGAGGTCTTCAAGGGGGGGGGCGTCAATCTCAAGGATGTTGTAAAAAAGGCGAAAGACGATATTCTGGACGGGAAAAAAGTCAAATTGTCTGATTTTACAACTCCTGTTGACTCGGTCCTGCGCGGCGGAAAAATTTCCCCAAAAAAGGCCCCTAAGGAGATCGTACCTGGCAAAGGAAAGATCTCGGTCATCAAAAACGAAGAAGAAGAAGAAGAGCAGGCAGACGGGATCGACTGGATCACGTAG
- a CDS encoding NrpR regulatory domain-containing protein: protein MSQIRTERKYVEILRILKEHPDPMGAKRLSELMAEHGFVLSDRAVQYYLRSLDEMGFTRKVGNRGRVLTPRGVAEIESALVGERIGFIISKLERLAVRTTFDPTTSTGDVAYNLSVVPDAEVDRVKQAYDAVLSTRCGFFSSYRLVDDDPRVPPGHTGFITVCSVTMDGVLQRLGIPVEMKYGGRLAIHDGRPAGFADLVSYRGTSIDPLQLFISAGLTSISAYVATGTGTALANVRKVPLPAQTYVEEIAAAMRSAGFLFPVEMGEKVFNLSKEPYRLSIVSYSSMNLIGHAVELGCAIKTEIGAGTIPFSRILST from the coding sequence ATGAGTCAGATCCGGACCGAGCGCAAATATGTCGAGATCCTCAGGATCCTCAAGGAGCACCCCGACCCGATGGGCGCCAAGAGGCTCTCTGAACTGATGGCCGAACATGGGTTCGTCCTCTCCGACCGTGCGGTCCAGTACTACCTCCGCTCCCTCGACGAGATGGGGTTCACCAGAAAAGTCGGCAACCGCGGCCGGGTTCTCACTCCCAGGGGCGTCGCCGAGATCGAGAGCGCCCTTGTCGGCGAGCGGATCGGGTTCATCATCTCCAAACTGGAACGCCTTGCGGTCAGGACCACCTTTGACCCCACCACCTCCACCGGCGACGTCGCCTACAACCTCTCGGTCGTCCCCGACGCCGAGGTCGACCGGGTGAAACAGGCATATGACGCCGTACTCTCGACCAGGTGCGGATTTTTCAGTTCATACCGCCTCGTCGACGACGACCCCCGCGTCCCCCCCGGCCACACCGGGTTCATCACCGTCTGCTCGGTCACCATGGACGGCGTCCTCCAGCGCCTTGGCATTCCGGTGGAGATGAAGTACGGGGGCAGACTTGCCATCCATGACGGCCGCCCTGCCGGGTTTGCCGACCTTGTCTCCTACCGCGGGACCAGCATCGACCCCCTCCAACTCTTCATCTCTGCCGGCCTCACCTCGATCTCCGCCTATGTCGCCACCGGCACCGGGACAGCCCTTGCCAATGTCAGAAAAGTCCCGCTCCCGGCACAGACCTATGTCGAAGAGATCGCCGCCGCCATGCGATCTGCCGGGTTCCTCTTTCCTGTTGAGATGGGAGAAAAAGTGTTCAACCTCTCGAAAGAACCCTACCGGCTCTCGATCGTCTCATATTCCAGCATGAACCTCATCGGCCATGCAGTCGAACTGGGATGCGCGATCAAAACCGAGATCGGCGCAGGCACCATCCCGTTCTCAAGAATTCTCTCTACGTGA
- a CDS encoding dCTP deaminase — protein sequence MILSSAEIQSRLRTSEEAGRLVITPFSDTSLQPASYDLRAGEEIALAPGTLTLVPSLEHVEIPGDLAATLRCRSSYARRGVLLGGGFVDPGFRGQLTLCLVNMGAEEVVLPEGERVVQMILHEVGDGAVCYHGRYQDSEGVVGAR from the coding sequence ATGATCCTCTCATCTGCTGAGATCCAGTCGCGCCTGAGAACCTCCGAGGAAGCGGGACGGCTGGTCATCACCCCGTTCAGTGACACCTCCCTCCAGCCCGCCTCTTATGACCTGCGGGCCGGTGAGGAGATCGCTCTTGCGCCCGGCACCCTGACCCTGGTCCCGAGCCTCGAACACGTGGAGATCCCCGGCGACCTTGCCGCCACCCTCCGGTGCCGCTCCTCGTACGCGAGACGCGGGGTGCTCCTTGGCGGCGGCTTTGTCGACCCAGGGTTCAGGGGCCAACTTACTCTCTGCCTCGTCAACATGGGTGCCGAAGAGGTCGTCCTCCCTGAAGGCGAACGGGTCGTCCAGATGATCCTCCACGAGGTCGGCGACGGTGCCGTATGTTATCACGGACGCTACCAGGACAGTGAAGGAGTGGTCGGAGCCAGATGA